A stretch of Gossypium hirsutum isolate 1008001.06 chromosome A06, Gossypium_hirsutum_v2.1, whole genome shotgun sequence DNA encodes these proteins:
- the LOC107962699 gene encoding glutathione hydrolase 3 isoform X2: MMTSLYQCHPPNFCKKISLPVPVETRDSCMGRHNMEAPLLDEKNNNRNIIRNTALCFFFLLLTLSSLIFRDDFSYLLVKGGNKYNERVEVGGPDSVESDQGVVAADDARCSKIGVLMLKKGGHAMDAAVATALCVGVVNPMASGIGGGAFMVVRSLSTSQVQAFDARETAPLAASQNMYENDMRTKYYGPLSMGVPGEIAGLHEAWLRYGRLDWKTLFEPAIKLAKEGFLIAPYLGLSIAEHELLVMNDPGLKQVFAPEGKLLQAGDKCYNVELAHTLEEVAEQGPGVLYNGTIGEKLVKDVTQVGGILTMEDLRNYKVEVTDAMAANVMNYTIYGMPPPSSGTLGLSLVLNIFDSYGSADAAKGVLGVHRLIEALKHMFAERMNLGDPDFVDITKYVSEMLSVTFAKQIQEKIIDNATFPANYYMYRWSQLRDHGTSHFCVVDAERNAVSMTTTVNYPFGAGVLSPSTGIIVNNEMGDFSAPTEISPDMLPPAPANFIRPNKRPLSSMTPLIITKDNQLAGVIGGSGGMNIIPAVTQVFLNHFVLGMEPLAAVQHPRIYHKLIPNLVYYENWTVIDGDHIELADETKIFLREKGHELRAKSGGAIVQFVVQALQKDIERGRKFGKDSYIFHGTLTAVSDPRKDGKPAAV, from the exons ATGATGACATCTCTCTACCAGTGCCACCCACCTAACTTCTGCAAAAAAATATCTCTTCCTGTTCCAGTGGAAACAAGGGATTCATGTATGGGGAGACATAACATGGAAGCTCCTCTTTTAGATGAGAAGAACAACAACAGAAACATTATTCGGAACACTGCTCTctgcttcttctttcttcttttaacCCTTTCAA GCCTGATATTCAGAGACGACTTTAGCTACTTGTTGGTTAAAGGAGGAAACAAGTACAATGAAAGGGTTGAAGTTGGTGGCCCCGACAGCGTCGAGTCAGATCAGGGCGTTGTTGCCGCTGATGATGCTCGTTGTTCTAAAATCGGTGTCCTTATGCTCAAGAAAGGAGGGCACGCGATGGATGCAGCGGTGGCAACGGCATTGTGCGTTGGAGTCGTCAACCCAATGGCTAGTGGAATTGGAGGTGGAGCTTTCATGGTGGTTAGGTCTTTATCGACTTCACAagtccaagcctttgatgccaGAGAAACAGCTCCCTTAGCCGCTTCACAG AACATGTACGAGAATGATATGAGAACCAAGTACTATGGTCCATTGTCAATGGGAGTTCCTGGTGAAATTGCTGGCCTTCATGAAGCTTGGTTGAGATATGGTCGATTAGATTGGAAGACACTATTTGAGCCTGCAATAAAACTAGCTAAAGAGGGATTTCTGATTGCTCCTTATCTTGGATTAAGTATTGCTGAGCACGAGCTGCTGGTCATGAATGATCCCGGCTTAAAGCAGGTGTTTGCACCAGAGGGGAAGCTGTTACAAGCAGGTGACAAGTGCTATAATGTAGAGCTAGCCCACACCCTTGAGGAAGTGGCTGAACAAGGACCAGGGGTTTTATATAATGGAACTATAGGAGAgaaattggtaaaagatgtgACACAGGTTGGTGGGATTTTGACAATGGAGGATTTAAGGAATTACAAGGTAGAGGTTACAGATGCAATGGCTGCAAATGTGATGAATTACACTATATATGGGATGCCACCTCCTTCAAGTGGAACACTTGGGCTGTCTCTG GTTTTGAACATCTTCGACAGCTATGGAAGTGCCGATGCAGCAAAGGGCGTTCTTGGAGTGCATCGCCTGATTGAAGCATTGAAACACATGTTTGCTGAAAGAATGAACTTGGGTGATCCTGATTTTGTTGACATTACCAAATATGTATCTGAAATGCTTTCTGTTACTTTTGCAAAGCAAATTCAGGAAAAGATAATTGACAACGCCACTTTCCCTGCAAACTATTATATGTACAG ATGGAGTCAACTCAGAGACCATGGAACTAGCCATTTCTGCGTCGTAGATGCAGAACGTAATGCCGTATCGATGACCACCACTGTAAATTACCCTTTTGGAGCTGGAGTATTATCGCCTTCCACTGGGATCATTGTTAACAATGAGATGGGTGATTTCTCAGCACCAACAGAGATATCTCCAGACATGCTCCCTCCTGCTCCTGCAAATTTTATTAGACCAAACAAGAGACCTCTATCTTCCATGACACCACTTATTATTACCAAG GATAATCAGCTGGCAGGAGTGATTGGTGGCAGTGGTGGAATGAACATAATACCAGCAGTAACCCAGGTTTTCCTAAATCATTTTGTATTGGGGATGGAACCTTTAGCTGCAGTTCAACATCCAAGGATCTACCACAAG CTAATACCAAACCTAGTTTATTACGAAAACTGGACAGTGATTGATGGGGATCACATCGAGCTTGCAGATGAGACAAAGATTTTCCTGAGAGAGAAGGGGCATGAGCTGCGGGCCAAGTCAGGTGGGGCTATCGTCCAGTTTGTTGTTCAAGCCCTCCAGAAAGACATAGAAAGGGGCCGAAAATTTGGAaaagattcatatatatttcatgGAACATTAACTGCTGTTAGTGACCCTAGAAAAG ATGGAAAGCCAGCAGCCGTCTGA
- the LOC107962699 gene encoding glutathione hydrolase 3 isoform X1, producing MMTSLYQCHPPNFCKKISLPVPVETRDSCMGRHNMEAPLLDEKNNNRNIIRNTALCFFFLLLTLSSLIFRDDFSYLLVKGGNKYNERVEVGGPDSVESDQGVVAADDARCSKIGVLMLKKGGHAMDAAVATALCVGVVNPMASGIGGGAFMVVRSLSTSQVQAFDARETAPLAASQNMYENDMRTKYYGPLSMGVPGEIAGLHEAWLRYGRLDWKTLFEPAIKLAKEGFLIAPYLGLSIAEHELLVMNDPGLKQVFAPEGKLLQAGDKCYNVELAHTLEEVAEQGPGVLYNGTIGEKLVKDVTQVGGILTMEDLRNYKVEVTDAMAANVMNYTIYGMPPPSSGTLGLSLVLNIFDSYGSADAAKGVLGVHRLIEALKHMFAERMNLGDPDFVDITKYVSEMLSVTFAKQIQEKIIDNATFPANYYMYRWSQLRDHGTSHFCVVDAERNAVSMTTTVNYPFGAGVLSPSTGIIVNNEMGDFSAPTEISPDMLPPAPANFIRPNKRPLSSMTPLIITKDNQLAGVIGGSGGMNIIPAVTQVFLNHFVLGMEPLAAVQHPRIYHKLIPNLVYYENWTVIDGDHIELADETKIFLREKGHELRAKSGGAIVQFVVQALQKDIERGRKFGKDSYIFHGTLTAVSDPRKDGKPAAV from the exons ATGATGACATCTCTCTACCAGTGCCACCCACCTAACTTCTGCAAAAAAATATCTCTTCCTGTTCCAGTGGAAACAAGGGATTCATGTATGGGGAGACATAACATGGAAGCTCCTCTTTTAGATGAGAAGAACAACAACAGAAACATTATTCGGAACACTGCTCTctgcttcttctttcttcttttaacCCTTTCAA GCCTGATATTCAGAGACGACTTTAGCTACTTGTTGGTTAAAGGAGGAAACAAGTACAATGAAAGGGTTGAAGTTGGTGGCCCCGACAGCGTCGAGTCAGATCAGGGCGTTGTTGCCGCTGATGATGCTCGTTGTTCTAAAATCGGTGTCCTTATGCTCAAGAAAGGAGGGCACGCGATGGATGCAGCGGTGGCAACGGCATTGTGCGTTGGAGTCGTCAACCCAATGGCTAGTGGAATTGGAGGTGGAGCTTTCATGGTGGTTAGGTCTTTATCGACTTCACAagtccaagcctttgatgccaGAGAAACAGCTCCCTTAGCCGCTTCACAG AACATGTACGAGAATGATATGAGAACCAAGTACTATGGTCCATTGTCAATGGGAGTTCCTGGTGAAATTGCTGGCCTTCATGAAGCTTGGTTGAGATATGGTCGATTAGATTGGAAGACACTATTTGAGCCTGCAATAAAACTAGCTAAAGAGGGATTTCTGATTGCTCCTTATCTTGGATTAAGTATTGCTGAGCACGAGCTGCTGGTCATGAATGATCCCGGCTTAAAGCAGGTGTTTGCACCAGAGGGGAAGCTGTTACAAGCAGGTGACAAGTGCTATAATGTAGAGCTAGCCCACACCCTTGAGGAAGTGGCTGAACAAGGACCAGGGGTTTTATATAATGGAACTATAGGAGAgaaattggtaaaagatgtgACACAGGTTGGTGGGATTTTGACAATGGAGGATTTAAGGAATTACAAGGTAGAGGTTACAGATGCAATGGCTGCAAATGTGATGAATTACACTATATATGGGATGCCACCTCCTTCAAGTGGAACACTTGGGCTGTCTCTG GTTTTGAACATCTTCGACAGCTATGGAAGTGCCGATGCAGCAAAGGGCGTTCTTGGAGTGCATCGCCTGATTGAAGCATTGAAACACATGTTTGCTGAAAGAATGAACTTGGGTGATCCTGATTTTGTTGACATTACCAAATATGTATCTGAAATGCTTTCTGTTACTTTTGCAAAGCAAATTCAGGAAAAGATAATTGACAACGCCACTTTCCCTGCAAACTATTATATGTACAG ATGGAGTCAACTCAGAGACCATGGAACTAGCCATTTCTGCGTCGTAGATGCAGAACGTAATGCCGTATCGATGACCACCACTGTAAATTACCCTTTTGGAGCTGGAGTATTATCGCCTTCCACTGGGATCATTGTTAACAATGAGATGGGTGATTTCTCAGCACCAACAGAGATATCTCCAGACATGCTCCCTCCTGCTCCTGCAAATTTTATTAGACCAAACAAGAGACCTCTATCTTCCATGACACCACTTATTATTACCAAG GATAATCAGCTGGCAGGAGTGATTGGTGGCAGTGGTGGAATGAACATAATACCAGCAGTAACCCAGGTTTTCCTAAATCATTTTGTATTGGGGATGGAACCTTTAGCTGCAGTTCAACATCCAAGGATCTACCACAAG CTAATACCAAACCTAGTTTATTACGAAAACTGGACAGTGATTGATGGGGATCACATCGAGCTTGCAGATGAGACAAAGATTTTCCTGAGAGAGAAGGGGCATGAGCTGCGGGCCAAGTCAGGTGGGGCTATCGTCCAGTTTGTTGTTCAAGCCCTCCAGAAAGACATAGAAAGGGGCCGAAAATTTGGAaaagattcatatatatttcatgGAACATTAACTGCTGTTAGTGACCCTAGAAAAGATGGAAAGCCAGCAGCCGTCTGA